Proteins encoded in a region of the Leptolyngbya subtilissima AS-A7 genome:
- a CDS encoding NAD(P)H-quinone oxidoreductase subunit F has translation MTQFFVETSWLLPMYGLIGALLSLPWSTGLIRRTGPRPSAYLNIVMTLVSFVHGLMAFRGIWNQGPQELLFSWFDFADLHLTLALDISVLNLGALELITGLSLLAQVFALGYLEKDWALARFYSLMGVFESAMSGLVLSGSLFVSYSLLEMLTLSTYLLVGFWYAQPLVVTAARDAFLTKRIGDVLLLMGVVSLACLAGSLDFNDLYEWVKIEHLSPTMATLLGLALIAGPIGKCAQFPLHLWLDEAMEGPNPASILRNSVVVTCGAYILIRLQPIVVLSPVALGTLVVIGTITALGGSLVALAQVDLKRTFSYSTSAYLGLVFIAVGTTWPGVALLLLLTHAVAKALLFMAVGSVIMTTNCQNITELGGLGRKMPATSLAFVTGALGMVGVVPLGCFWGLRMGADFLSRDYPLLTLVFLLVNGLTALNLTRVFRQVFLGTPQPKTRRAPEVPWQMAVPMVTLSIITLLLPLIMGKLLVLPPWQYINLPIAALTLASGWIGVAVGATVPLSKSLARSLNRPLRIAQDLLAYDFYTERLYDKTVVAAVSTLARFSSWFDQYVVDGLVNGVGLASLFGGEGLKYSASGQSQLYLLTIFAGVGLLGIFMTWTLW, from the coding sequence ATGACCCAATTTTTTGTTGAGACCAGCTGGCTGCTGCCGATGTATGGCCTCATTGGGGCGCTGCTATCGTTGCCCTGGTCCACGGGGTTGATTCGCCGCACCGGCCCTCGACCATCGGCCTACCTCAACATTGTGATGACTCTGGTATCCTTTGTTCATGGGCTCATGGCCTTTCGCGGCATTTGGAATCAGGGTCCTCAGGAACTGCTGTTTTCCTGGTTTGACTTTGCCGATCTACACCTCACGCTAGCCCTTGACATCTCGGTTCTCAACCTCGGTGCCCTAGAGCTGATCACCGGCCTCAGCCTGCTGGCCCAGGTCTTTGCCCTAGGCTATTTGGAAAAAGACTGGGCCCTAGCTCGCTTTTATTCCCTGATGGGAGTCTTTGAATCTGCCATGAGCGGGCTGGTGTTAAGCGGGTCGTTGTTTGTCTCCTACTCGCTGCTGGAGATGCTGACGTTGTCGACCTACCTGCTGGTGGGTTTTTGGTATGCCCAGCCCCTGGTTGTGACCGCCGCCCGTGACGCTTTCTTAACTAAGCGTATTGGTGACGTGCTGCTGCTGATGGGAGTGGTTTCCCTGGCTTGTCTGGCAGGCAGCCTCGACTTCAATGATTTGTACGAGTGGGTCAAGATAGAGCATCTATCCCCTACTATGGCCACTCTCCTAGGGTTAGCGCTGATTGCCGGGCCGATTGGTAAATGTGCGCAGTTTCCGCTCCACCTGTGGCTCGACGAAGCTATGGAAGGCCCAAACCCTGCCTCGATTTTGCGGAACTCGGTGGTGGTGACCTGTGGTGCGTACATATTGATTCGCTTGCAGCCGATTGTTGTGCTGTCACCGGTAGCCCTAGGTACGCTGGTGGTGATTGGCACAATAACGGCTCTGGGTGGATCTCTAGTTGCCTTAGCTCAAGTCGACTTAAAGCGTACGTTTTCTTACTCTACGAGTGCTTATCTGGGGCTGGTGTTTATTGCCGTCGGCACGACCTGGCCAGGGGTAGCGCTGCTGCTACTGCTGACCCACGCCGTAGCCAAGGCGCTGCTCTTTATGGCGGTGGGATCAGTGATTATGACCACCAACTGCCAAAACATCACCGAGCTGGGCGGTCTGGGGAGAAAAATGCCGGCGACTAGCCTGGCTTTTGTGACCGGTGCTCTAGGGATGGTCGGGGTAGTGCCCCTGGGCTGCTTTTGGGGGTTGCGGATGGGAGCAGATTTTCTAAGCCGTGACTATCCGCTGCTGACGCTGGTGTTTCTGCTGGTCAACGGGCTCACTGCATTGAATCTGACACGGGTCTTTCGTCAGGTGTTCTTAGGGACACCTCAGCCCAAAACCCGTCGCGCTCCAGAGGTGCCGTGGCAAATGGCAGTGCCGATGGTTACCCTGTCGATTATTACGCTGCTGCTGCCGCTGATCATGGGCAAGCTGCTGGTGCTGCCCCCTTGGCAATACATCAATTTGCCGATCGCGGCGCTGACGCTGGCTTCGGGCTGGATAGGCGTCGCGGTGGGAGCGACGGTGCCCCTGTCAAAATCGCTGGCGCGATCGCTCAACCGCCCCCTGCGCATTGCCCAAGACCTGCTGGCCTACGACTTTTACACCGAACGCCTCTACGACAAAACCGTGGTGGCGGCGGTGTCTACCTTGGCCCGGTTTAGCAGCTGGTTTGACCAATACGTGGTCGACGGCCTGGTAAACGGGGTGGGTCTGGCCTCGCTGTTTGGAGGTGAGGGGCTTAAATACAGCGCCTCAGGCCAGTCGCAGCTCTACCTATTGACTATCTTTGCCGGGGTGGGGCTGCTCGGAATTTTCATGACCTGGACGCTTTGGTAA